The DNA window TTCAAGCAAGTACGAAGTATTCGAGGCGGCGCAAGGCATGAGTATGGCAAGATCTATGGTGCACTGGCACCGTTCTACTTTGATCTCGCGCGTGCCAAGTCTCATGCCGACCCCATCATCTTCCAGGCCTTTCGCGACCCAGAGAAACAAGCGCAAATGCTTGCCAATCTCAAGAGGTTTTCTCACAGTGATTGGTCTCCTGGATGCCATGAGCGAGAGGAAAAACTCTCAAACATGATGGGCATCTTCGAAAGTGCGGTCCTTCGAGAGTTCGAGCAAGGTTATGAATTCTGGGACGTGGATGGTCGAATGCGTCGCTATGCACATGTCCTGCATACCCTTGACGGCGCAACAGGAGGCGTAGATCTCTTTATCCATAAGCATCCCATTTTCAACGATAACGAAGTACTGGTGGTCAACTCTATGGACTGCCTTAATCAGGCAACGGAAGAGGAAAGCATCATACTCGAACCCTCACGGCTGTTCTTCGAGATGATACTTGCCAAGGTCAACGAGCAGGCCTCAGTCATGGAACGCATCTTTCCCGAACCTGCAAACGTTTTTTGGAGCTTTGTAGAGAAGGTGAGGGAGGATATTATTATGGAGTATGCGACACCGTTATTCGACGAAGCCCATGAGCGGAGTATGGCAGCCTATCTCAAGGCCGTGTCTGGTGTCTTCGAGCAGACATTGCTCTTCTTCCAATCCCTCACGCCTCCTGAAGGATCAAAACGAGATGTCAAGGAGGTGGCCAAGGAGTTCTCATTGCGCGTCTTCGAACCTCACCTTGACCTATATCTTCAAGCTGAGTTGGACTTTTTCACAAACCATGCCGAGGCGGAAGTCGCAAGTTGGGAAAAGAAACTCTCTGAACAGGATTCGACTATTGAGTCCTTTTACATGTCAAATATCAACCGCTCGGCCGATAAGAAGGACTTTTTAAGTTCTTTCAAGAAAGTTGTCATGATGCCTGTTACTGTCCTCCCCAGCTTCCCTAAGGGTTCCCCTTTCGCAACAAACAAACCTTCCACAGCAAAGCCAGCACTGTCGGCTTCTAAAGAGTTAAATGGTGCTGGCGCGCTGAGCCCTCAACCTTCACGCCCCGAGACCCCCAGCTTAGGACTCGAAGGTCGAGGAAGCCCCTTGCCTGCCCAGGCGCCTACAGACGAGCTCGCAGCCAAGGCAGCCATCATGGCGTCGAAGCTTGAGGGTATCAAGTCACTGTTTAGTATCGAAGTGGCGCTCAATCTGGTGCACGCCGCCAAAACTAGTCTTGGGCGTGCCTCAGTATTTATTAGTCTTGGTGGACAAGCTGGAGGAGAAGCTCGAGAGCAATGCGCGACCATTTTCGTGGTGTTGCTCCGTATTCTTGGACAGAAACACGTCAAGACAGGTTTTGACATGGCTGTTGACCACCTGTCGCATTATAATCCAAGAGAGGTTAGCGACCATAACAAGGCGGGCGTGGCACCTCTCGTTACCTTTATCGAGCTCGTCAATGTCGGAGACCTGATCTCACAGATGATTGACGTTTTCTACGAGCAGCAGCTCGCAACCCCCAAGATTGCTGACCGCAACGATTTCTTGGATCCAGCAGGcctggccaagaagaagtttgAACAAATGCTCGACGAAAGTGTCGCTGCTGGCTTGAACAAGGGCATTGATGTCTTGATGGACGAGGTTGAATACCTTCAGGGCACAACTCAGCCCCCCACAGACTACAACCCAGTTGACCCCTCTGCCCCATCATCGTCCTCTGCATTTGGATCTGGCTTTGGCGTTGGTTCTAGCACTGTCGAGAAACCAGCTGCGCCCGCTGCAGAGCCTGATATTGGTCCTACAGCCACAGCCAAACGTATCGTTGAGCTTGTATCATCTCATACGAAGATGCTGGTCGGTACGACGGATAAGTCAATGCTTGATGTGTTTAACGGTGAGGTTGGCTTGCGCCTCTTTACAGCCATCTGCAAACATTTGAAACGTCAACGCATCAGTACCGAGGGCGCAATTACCCTCATTGCCGATATGAATGTCTATTATGAGTACATTAGAACTTTGCGCAACGCAGATCTGCTCGCCTACTTTGCCGCCCTGCGCGAGTTGAGCCAAATATTCCTTATCGATCCCCGACACGCACGCGAGATGGCCACTGTCATTGCGGATGGCGACCGTTTTGGCGGAGTGTTTCGTGCCGAGGAGGTCTACGAGTATGCGCAGAGGAGAGCGGATTGGTACCAGGTCAGAAAGAGCGTCGAAAGAGCCATGTATGGGCTTGAGTGCATACTTATGTAAGAGTTTTGGTAGATACTGTTTGTCTGGATATATTTACGAGGATAAGATGTCGATATTATGAAGATATGTCAAGGATGAAGCGTTTGGTTGGGATGGGATATCCATAGTCTTCAATTTATGAGTATGAATTGATCGGACCTGGAGTGTGCAATAAAAATTTCCCATTTTACATCATAACTGTGCTCTCTTACTAGATGTCGCGGATTGCTCTCCATCTACTTGTGAAAAACCAAACGCCAAAGAATACCCCCAAAGTTCATGCCAGATGCTCTTATACCCATTGTATCCGCGCCAAATCTACCTGTATCTAGTTCATGCCGCCAAAGTCAAGCTTGCGAGCAACCTTGGACCCtctatcatcatcaatcacgCCTGGACGTCGCTTAAGATCAGCACCCATTTTGTCATCAGCTCCTGTCCCGCCTTTTCGGGGAAGGTCTTGCTTGCGCGTGGGCTTTGGCTCGGAGTGCCACCAGGGGTGCTCGAGCATACCACGAGCGGTGATGCGCTTCTTGGGGTCAAGGATCAGAGTCTTCATGAGCAAGTCCACACCGTCAGAGCCGACCGTGCCGAAGCGCATCTCGTACCAGTCCTTTCCGCGCACAGGGTGTTGGCCGGGAACAGCATAGCCAGAAAGCTTAGTGACGCCAGGCCAATTATCGTCTGTCGGGGTGCCAACGAGCTCGCAAACAAGACGGACTTGGTCGAGGTCTGTATTGCCAGGAAGATAAGGGGCGCGCATGATAAGCTCGGCAAAGACTGTACCGACGGACCAGACATCAACAGCGCCGCTGTAGTGCTTTGCGTCAAAGAGAAGCTCCGGGGGTCGGTACCACCGTGTGATAACGCGCGAGGACATGAGCTGATGGGGATCGGCGAAGCTGCGCgcaagaccaaaatcagcaAGCTTGACCTCGCCGTCATCCGCGATCAACAAGTTGTTTGGCTTGATATCGCGATGGAGCACAAAGTTTTCGTGGCAGAACCAGACAGCTCGAGTGAGCATACCCATCCAAGTCTTGATATCGGCAGCACCGTAGCGAACGGATTCGGTATCGCGGATGAGCATTTCCAGGTCGCCTCGAGGCAGGTATTCGAGAACGAGGTTGAGGTTCTGGTCCTTGGAAGAGAAGACGGAAAGGAGAGAGATGATGTTTGGATGGGAGAGCTCCTGGAGGTGTTTTAATTCACGGACGGCGTCGGGAGCCATGCCTTCGTCGTATTCTTTCTGGACCTTGATCTTCTTAATGGCGACGAGGGTGGTGGGCTTTGAGCGGAGGTGGCCCAGAAAGACAACAGCATAGGTACCTTCACCTAGCTTCTTACCTGAATGCTGTTAGAGTCAAGTTTCACGAAGCTGCCAAAGGTCCCATACCCTTTACATATTTGCGCTTCTCTTCGTCGTTCATCTGCTCAGCAAGATCGAGTGTGGTGGGAATGCTCGTTGGCGCAGGCGCAGAAGTAACAGGAGGCATGGGCGTTCCATTGGAAGAAGAGGTCTGCGAAGTAACGTTTTTAAGAGGAGAAGAGATGGCGCGCCCGAGGGTTTGCGCCTGAGCGGCTTCGGCTGTATGTGTTAAGACTGGTGAAACCGCCATGTTGGATGAGGAACAAAGAGACTATTGAGAAGTGGGTGTGATGAGCTGGAATAGCCAGCTGCAGTACGTAGGGGAGAGACCCTTTCGAGGGTACCGATCGCTGGGCAGTTCCAAGAGGTTGATTGGATGGCTGTGCGTTAATGCGCACTAAACGTGAATGCGATTCAATGTTTGATGTTTGTGATGTTAAGTCGAGTTAATGTTGAATTTACTAACTTAGCAGTCAGTCCTCTGGAGCTGAATCCAAGCCTTATCGTTTATCGGGAATTCGAGATCGGAACATCGGAATTCGAATTGCCGACTCAGGTACGTACCTCAGCACTCGACTTACACAATTAACCTCAAACCTACATCTTGTTCATTATCACCTCACCAACGTTGAAATCGCGAAAACGTGGGACTCACGTCGCGTCCagctttaaagtataattctGACCCAGAGACAATTCTGCCTGGCAACAGGTGGTGATATGCCACAGCCCCTTCGGCCTCTCTTCGAAGTCTTTCCTCATGTCATTGATAGAGCCAAGGTTGCTCTCCACGAATTACGACAAGGGGAGTCTGGGCATATGATCTGACTTTTGTCCCTCGATACTTTTGTGATGCTTCTCGGGCGCTTTTCTTATCATTGCCACCTCAAAAAAAGCCTCGACATGGAGGCGCCGTGAGGGGATCACTCGCAGGAAAGCCTCAGAATGTCCGTTGTTGTAGAAACTCGAACCATGAAGCTGTTCATACTTGGATGGAGATGGGCTTGTACTCAAAGGTACATGTTGTAATTGATGGCACCGCCGGGACTTTGTTCAAAGCACCAGGTCATCGCCCTTGCAAAGGCTGATCAAGGACCAAGTTCTGACCACTGAGGCTCCATGGGCACATGGCGATGATTCTTTGATGACAGCCCAGATACATGGTCGATTGGAAGAGGAGATGATTACAGACGAGATGGGGTTATTTAAGATTGCATTTGGGCCTCCATCTTGGTCCAGTTCaaatcatcagcatcatcctTCATTTCACGGACCCTAATTGCACATTCTTTGCATTAATTTGTTGTTCCCAAAGTCTTTTTTTCGATGAGACTTTCGCTCCCTTTCGTTGCGCTTTGCGCAATtcctgctgctgttggcaTTGCCATCCCCGACAGC is part of the Fusarium poae strain DAOMC 252244 chromosome 4, whole genome shotgun sequence genome and encodes:
- a CDS encoding hypothetical protein (BUSCO:6468at5125), which translates into the protein MYRSKTGAANRGSILSTLKATEMLDTKASLPAEILVAILDYLPVADQMRFARVSHRMRDMVYDDTRWVSRLKSMDCWDEVEARRRFEEAVRRRRESANIAAKQAKGIAVPAQPTGTTLFDASLEEAKNRAVADIRDGFETMAVGASSDPTEDPAAYLDVFKQVRSIRGGARHEYGKIYGALAPFYFDLARAKSHADPIIFQAFRDPEKQAQMLANLKRFSHSDWSPGCHEREEKLSNMMGIFESAVLREFEQGYEFWDVDGRMRRYAHVLHTLDGATGGVDLFIHKHPIFNDNEVLVVNSMDCLNQATEEESIILEPSRLFFEMILAKVNEQASVMERIFPEPANVFWSFVEKVREDIIMEYATPLFDEAHERSMAAYLKAVSGVFEQTLLFFQSLTPPEGSKRDVKEVAKEFSLRVFEPHLDLYLQAELDFFTNHAEAEVASWEKKLSEQDSTIESFYMSNINRSADKKDFLSSFKKVVMMPVTVLPSFPKGSPFATNKPSTAKPALSASKELNGAGALSPQPSRPETPSLGLEGRGSPLPAQAPTDELAAKAAIMASKLEGIKSLFSIEVALNLVHAAKTSLGRASVFISLGGQAGGEAREQCATIFVVLLRILGQKHVKTGFDMAVDHLSHYNPREVSDHNKAGVAPLVTFIELVNVGDLISQMIDVFYEQQLATPKIADRNDFLDPAGLAKKKFEQMLDESVAAGLNKGIDVLMDEVEYLQGTTQPPTDYNPVDPSAPSSSSAFGSGFGVGSSTVEKPAAPAAEPDIGPTATAKRIVELVSSHTKMLVGTTDKSMLDVFNGEVGLRLFTAICKHLKRQRISTEGAITLIADMNVYYEYIRTLRNADLLAYFAALRELSQIFLIDPRHAREMATVIADGDRFGGVFRAEEVYEYAQRRADWYQVRKSVERAMYGLECILM
- a CDS encoding hypothetical protein (BUSCO:28674at5125), giving the protein MAVSPVLTHTAEAAQAQTLGRAISSPLKNVTSQTSSSNGTPMPPVTSAPAPTSIPTTLDLAEQMNDEEKRKYVKGKKLGEGTYAVVFLGHLRSKPTTLVAIKKIKVQKEYDEGMAPDAVRELKHLQELSHPNIISLLSVFSSKDQNLNLVLEYLPRGDLEMLIRDTESVRYGAADIKTWMGMLTRAVWFCHENFVLHRDIKPNNLLIADDGEVKLADFGLARSFADPHQLMSSRVITRWYRPPELLFDAKHYSGAVDVWSVGTVFAELIMRAPYLPGNTDLDQVRLVCELVGTPTDDNWPGVTKLSGYAVPGQHPVRGKDWYEMRFGTVGSDGVDLLMKTLILDPKKRITARGMLEHPWWHSEPKPTRKQDLPRKGGTGADDKMGADLKRRPGVIDDDRGSKVARKLDFGGMN